A region from the Salidesulfovibrio onnuriiensis genome encodes:
- a CDS encoding EamA family transporter, protein MQNLPFLLVVLSSVAHGYWNFLFKQARNKDAFLGLSKLIEPVVYAIPFAVAVGMWGLDLSSLWYVAGGTLLAVANYCCLSGSYKRLDLTIAYPVSRSSTIFLPFLALLFFGERIDGVGWVSVLLVSVGVFVIQLRSLRSPRLAGGGAGFGVGMAFAVLAAFTVALYTLWGKMAVRHMHPFIYMYCYTLASNVYFLPRLRRLDRSEVVREWRLNRWRIIGVAVLNTLSFVLMLFALNLGKVTYVGALRQLSLVVGAGLGWCLLREPFTMPRAVGIVLIIIGACLTYVAK, encoded by the coding sequence ATGCAGAACCTTCCCTTTCTCCTGGTGGTCCTTTCCTCCGTGGCCCACGGCTACTGGAACTTCCTGTTCAAGCAGGCGCGCAACAAGGATGCCTTCCTCGGATTGAGCAAGCTCATCGAACCCGTTGTCTACGCCATTCCCTTTGCGGTGGCCGTTGGCATGTGGGGGCTGGATCTTTCCTCGCTCTGGTATGTGGCGGGCGGAACCCTGCTTGCCGTGGCCAACTATTGCTGCCTTTCCGGCAGTTACAAGCGGCTGGACTTGACCATTGCCTATCCGGTCTCCCGGTCCAGCACGATCTTCCTGCCGTTTCTCGCCTTGCTGTTTTTCGGGGAACGGATCGACGGTGTCGGCTGGGTCTCGGTGCTGCTGGTCTCCGTGGGGGTGTTCGTTATCCAGCTCAGGAGTCTGCGCTCTCCCCGGTTGGCAGGAGGCGGAGCCGGTTTTGGAGTGGGCATGGCCTTTGCCGTGCTGGCCGCCTTTACCGTGGCACTGTATACGCTCTGGGGCAAGATGGCGGTGCGCCACATGCACCCGTTCATCTACATGTACTGCTACACCCTTGCGTCGAATGTCTATTTTCTGCCCCGGCTCAGGCGGCTGGACCGCAGCGAGGTTGTCCGGGAGTGGCGCTTGAACCGCTGGCGCATTATCGGCGTCGCGGTATTGAACACGCTTTCCTTCGTGCTTATGCTTTTTGCCCTGAACCTGGGCAAGGTCACCTATGTGGGAGCCCTGCGGCAGCTCAGTCTCGTGGTGGGCGCAGGACTCGGCTGGTGCCTCCTGCGCGAGCCGTTCACCATGCCGCGCGCCGTGGGCATCGTGCTGATTATCATCGGCGCCTGCCTGACTTACGTGGCGAAATAA
- a CDS encoding molybdate ABC transporter permease subunit — translation MNALEVLQQPETTGPLWLTLKVLAVSGLLHLVTGVLLGYYLTGRRSLGRGVMDFLVSLPLVFPPIATGFVLLLVLGRSGWLGRFAPMDIVFSFPGVVLASFVAGLPLMVKPVEAALRGGSVVRLAEVAHMLGKSPWRTYWLVLLPNVRRSVASGWFLALGRSLGEVGITLMLGGNIIGRTNTLSLEIYNAVFSGEFERAMVLAGIIGVFSLTIFLVVKRLSAVEE, via the coding sequence ATGAATGCCCTGGAGGTGCTGCAACAGCCCGAAACCACCGGGCCGCTCTGGCTGACGCTCAAGGTCCTCGCGGTTTCCGGCCTGCTGCATCTGGTCACGGGCGTGCTTCTGGGCTATTACCTGACCGGCCGCCGGAGCCTGGGGCGCGGGGTAATGGATTTCCTGGTCTCCCTGCCCCTGGTCTTTCCGCCCATTGCCACGGGGTTCGTGCTGCTGCTCGTGCTGGGGCGCAGCGGCTGGCTGGGAAGGTTCGCGCCCATGGATATCGTGTTTTCCTTTCCAGGCGTGGTGCTGGCTTCGTTCGTGGCCGGGTTGCCGCTCATGGTCAAGCCCGTGGAGGCGGCCTTGCGCGGCGGTTCCGTGGTGCGTCTGGCCGAGGTTGCGCACATGCTGGGAAAGAGCCCGTGGCGGACCTACTGGCTGGTGCTGCTGCCCAATGTGCGGCGCAGCGTGGCCTCTGGCTGGTTTCTGGCCCTGGGGCGTTCCCTGGGCGAGGTGGGCATCACCCTCATGCTCGGGGGCAACATCATCGGCAGGACCAACACCTTGTCCCTGGAAATCTACAATGCGGTTTTCAGCGGCGAGTTTGAACGGGCCATGGTGCTTGCGGGCATCATAGGCGTTTTTTCACTGACCATCTTCCTTGTGGTCAAGCGGCTTTCCGCCGTGGAGGAATAA
- a CDS encoding Rossmann-like domain-containing protein, giving the protein MNTIMNRVRDKVIPVWEEHGLMNETITVMAGPLTVEQAIGTPDGEDFPIQKGKEKLMEACFRDERGQAFTDHYGNYSGTLAQVVSLPLDNNFHRAVFVATLNAVSRSLGKAENTVHCKDCGPKDCAQKLPAYIREKYGNCRITQVGLQPAMAEALNVEFELRLLDLDPDNIGQVKRGVLVEGQETAAEALEWADLLLVTGTTFANGTIDPFLSEKPVLFYGTTIAGASSVMGWERFCPQST; this is encoded by the coding sequence ATGAATACAATAATGAACAGGGTGCGGGACAAGGTCATTCCCGTCTGGGAAGAGCACGGCCTCATGAACGAGACCATTACGGTCATGGCCGGTCCACTGACCGTGGAGCAGGCCATCGGCACCCCGGACGGCGAGGATTTCCCCATCCAGAAGGGCAAGGAGAAGCTCATGGAGGCCTGCTTCCGGGACGAGCGCGGCCAGGCCTTTACCGATCATTACGGCAACTACAGCGGCACCCTGGCCCAGGTGGTTTCCCTGCCCTTGGACAACAATTTCCATCGGGCCGTGTTCGTGGCCACCCTCAATGCGGTCTCCCGCTCCCTGGGCAAAGCGGAAAACACGGTCCATTGCAAGGACTGCGGCCCCAAGGACTGCGCCCAAAAGCTGCCGGCTTACATTCGTGAAAAGTACGGAAACTGCCGCATCACCCAGGTGGGGCTCCAGCCCGCCATGGCCGAGGCGCTCAACGTCGAATTCGAGCTGCGCCTGCTGGATTTGGACCCCGACAACATCGGCCAGGTCAAGCGCGGGGTGCTGGTGGAAGGCCAGGAAACCGCAGCCGAGGCCCTGGAATGGGCTGACCTCCTGCTGGTGACGGGAACGACCTTTGCCAACGGCACCATCGATCCGTTCCTGTCGGAAAAGCCGGTGCTCTTTTACGGCACCACGATTGCCGGGGCCTCTTCGGTCATGGGTTGGGAACGGTTTTGTCCGCAAAGTACCTGA
- a CDS encoding ATP-binding cassette domain-containing protein, with the protein MGLVVSVGKRLKHFDVRMSFSCACGELTAVVGPSGAGKTTLVRLIAGLERPDCGTVTLGGRVWTDTASGRSLPLQERGASLVFQDYTLFPHMSVRNNVAFAARDMEVAERYMDMFGVLHLADSRPGSISGGERQRVAFCQALAREPRLLLLDEPFSALDIATRRNVRSRLRELKRELGIPMVHVTHDLEEAAYLGDAILAMDRGCAAPDWLERQIRFHDNPEPAAIRAAL; encoded by the coding sequence ATGGGCCTGGTGGTGAGCGTCGGCAAGCGGCTGAAGCACTTTGACGTGCGCATGTCCTTTTCCTGCGCCTGCGGGGAACTGACCGCCGTCGTGGGCCCGTCCGGGGCCGGGAAAACCACCCTGGTTCGCCTGATCGCCGGGCTGGAACGGCCGGACTGCGGCACGGTCACCCTGGGCGGCCGGGTCTGGACCGATACTGCCTCGGGCCGCAGCCTCCCCCTGCAGGAGCGGGGCGCGAGCCTTGTCTTTCAGGACTACACCCTGTTTCCCCATATGAGCGTGCGCAATAACGTGGCCTTTGCGGCCCGGGACATGGAGGTCGCCGAAAGGTACATGGACATGTTCGGCGTCCTGCACCTGGCGGATTCCAGGCCGGGGTCCATCTCCGGCGGCGAACGCCAGCGCGTGGCCTTTTGCCAGGCCCTGGCCCGGGAGCCCCGGCTCCTGCTGTTGGACGAACCCTTTTCCGCCCTGGATATTGCCACGCGGCGCAATGTGCGCAGTCGTCTTCGGGAACTGAAGCGCGAGTTGGGCATTCCCATGGTGCATGTCACCCACGACCTGGAGGAGGCCGCATACCTCGGAGACGCCATCCTGGCCATGGACAGGGGATGTGCGGCCCCGGACTGGCTCGAGCGCCAGATCCGTTTTCATGACAACCCGGAACCAGCGGCCATTCGGGCCGCCTTGTAG
- the modA gene encoding molybdate ABC transporter substrate-binding protein — protein sequence MRLIRIAVAVCVLLLGASGLAQADNLVLASGAGYKKMVNELVAVYEQRTGQTIDRLYGNMGRVVALSKESGRVDIALGAEDFLRSGGLEFRSTHMLGKGRLVLAYPKGSSCSSVATLDDPAVKRIALPDTSKAIYGRAAREFLTSTGRLPDIKPRLVEVATVPQVFSYLVAHEVDMGFLNLTHALHVQDKLGGYVLVPEKDYEPISIVAGELQGGGKHEQVLEFFRFLATPEAKAIISRSGL from the coding sequence ATGAGACTGATTCGTATTGCCGTTGCCGTATGTGTTCTTTTGCTGGGCGCTTCGGGCCTGGCGCAGGCCGATAATCTGGTGCTGGCGTCGGGCGCCGGCTACAAGAAGATGGTCAACGAGCTGGTGGCCGTCTACGAACAGAGGACCGGCCAGACGATAGACCGCCTTTACGGAAACATGGGCCGGGTCGTTGCCTTGTCCAAGGAAAGCGGGCGCGTGGACATCGCCTTGGGCGCCGAGGACTTCCTCAGGAGCGGCGGCCTGGAATTCAGGTCCACCCATATGCTGGGCAAGGGCAGGCTGGTGCTGGCCTATCCCAAGGGAAGCTCCTGTTCGAGCGTGGCGACCTTGGATGATCCCGCGGTCAAGCGCATTGCCCTGCCGGACACCTCCAAGGCCATCTACGGCCGCGCGGCCAGGGAGTTCCTGACCTCCACGGGCAGGCTGCCGGACATCAAACCCCGCCTGGTGGAGGTGGCCACCGTGCCGCAGGTCTTTTCCTACCTTGTGGCGCACGAGGTGGACATGGGCTTCCTGAACCTGACCCACGCCCTGCATGTGCAGGACAAGCTGGGCGGCTACGTGCTGGTGCCGGAAAAGGATTACGAGCCCATCAGCATCGTTGCCGGGGAATTGCAGGGCGGCGGCAAGCATGAGCAGGTCCTGGAATTCTTCCGTTTCCTGGCCACTCCCGAGGCCAAGGCCATCATCAGCAGGAGCGGCCTGTAG
- a CDS encoding TOBE domain-containing protein, with protein sequence MSDNKSPRNRLAPQDIFSVSQEVRHLEAAQLREFEAAFTAWKNAARGGKSMQARQRLHMVFLLLRHTGARLGEILSLDDRSAFDHERSMVAIQGRNAIRQVPLPEELNASVSEMLASPMGCALRGEFFHVDPGYLRRTCYARGKECGLPRDLANPRVLRNTRAVEMLRGGVPLAVVKEILGQSSLDLAAGFQQFTSQDVESIVRLAQQDMRKRTSARNSFIGRVERIVTDTVMAEVSLRTRSGVEICAIITTDSLQSMRLAEGSPVAATIKAPLVNIMAGNSETTGSARNRLRATILRVLESPAVAEITGRLEDGTEVCALISGQAARDMALRPGDTAQFWFKALSVVLNTVHL encoded by the coding sequence ATGAGTGACAACAAAAGCCCCCGGAACAGACTGGCTCCCCAGGACATATTCAGCGTATCCCAGGAGGTTCGCCATCTCGAGGCCGCCCAGCTGCGGGAATTCGAGGCGGCCTTCACGGCCTGGAAAAACGCGGCCCGGGGCGGCAAAAGCATGCAGGCGAGGCAACGGCTGCACATGGTCTTCCTGCTCCTTCGGCATACCGGCGCGAGGCTGGGAGAGATCCTTTCCCTAGACGACCGCTCGGCGTTTGACCACGAACGTTCCATGGTCGCCATCCAGGGACGCAACGCCATCCGGCAAGTGCCCCTTCCCGAGGAGCTCAACGCATCGGTGTCCGAGATGCTGGCAAGTCCCATGGGCTGCGCCCTACGCGGGGAATTCTTCCACGTCGATCCGGGGTATTTGCGACGTACCTGCTATGCGCGGGGCAAGGAATGCGGCCTGCCCAGGGACCTGGCCAACCCGCGCGTGCTGCGAAACACCCGGGCCGTGGAAATGCTCCGGGGCGGCGTGCCCCTGGCCGTGGTCAAGGAAATCCTGGGCCAGTCCTCCCTGGACCTGGCCGCCGGTTTCCAGCAGTTCACCAGCCAGGACGTCGAATCCATCGTTCGCCTGGCCCAGCAGGACATGCGCAAGCGCACCAGCGCCCGCAACTCGTTCATCGGCCGAGTGGAACGCATCGTCACGGATACGGTCATGGCCGAGGTCTCCCTGCGCACGCGATCGGGCGTGGAGATCTGCGCCATCATCACCACGGACAGCCTGCAGAGCATGCGCCTGGCCGAGGGCAGCCCGGTGGCGGCCACCATCAAGGCCCCGCTGGTCAACATCATGGCCGGAAATTCCGAAACGACGGGCAGCGCCCGCAACCGGCTGCGGGCCACCATCCTCCGCGTGTTGGAATCACCGGCGGTCGCGGAGATCACGGGCAGGCTGGAGGACGGCACCGAGGTCTGCGCCCTGATCTCGGGACAGGCCGCCCGGGACATGGCCCTGCGCCCCGGGGACACGGCACAATTCTGGTTCAAGGCCCTTTCCGTGGTGCTCAACACCGTCCATCTCTAG
- a CDS encoding cyclic 2,3-diphosphoglycerate synthase, with protein MVEKVIIMGAAGRDFHNFNVYFRNNPRYKVVAFTAAQIEGIEGRRYPVELCGDGYPDGIPIHHEKELGELIKKHEVDLVTFSYSDIRHVEVMHRASKVQSLGADFMVIGAQYTMVESTKPVVAVCAVRTGCGKSQTTRKVIDILSNMGKKVVAIRHPMPYGDLTKQAVQRFATYEDFDKHECTIEEREEYEPIVDQGMVVYAGIDYEAILREAEKEADVIIWDGGNNDTSFYKPDAYITIFDPHRAGHELTYFPGETNMLMADIAVINKVDTALPNDVETVRNNIATHNPGATIIKANSPVSVDEATSVRGKRVLVVEDGPTLTHGEMSFGAGAVAAEKYGAAEMVDPRPYAKGSIADVYKKYPHMGPILPAMGYSAQQIKDLEATIEATDCDLVLFGTPAKLTRVVEVSKPTARVSYGYGDANSPTLESELLRLLDERKPGWR; from the coding sequence ATGGTCGAGAAAGTCATCATCATGGGTGCCGCTGGCAGGGACTTCCACAACTTCAACGTCTATTTCCGCAACAACCCCCGCTACAAGGTGGTGGCGTTCACCGCGGCCCAGATCGAAGGGATCGAGGGCAGGCGCTATCCGGTCGAGCTGTGCGGGGACGGATACCCGGACGGCATCCCCATCCACCACGAAAAGGAACTGGGCGAGCTGATCAAGAAGCACGAGGTGGACCTGGTGACCTTCTCCTACTCCGACATCCGGCACGTGGAGGTCATGCACAGGGCCTCCAAGGTGCAGTCCCTGGGCGCGGACTTCATGGTCATCGGCGCGCAGTACACCATGGTGGAATCCACCAAGCCCGTGGTGGCGGTCTGCGCCGTGCGCACCGGCTGCGGCAAGTCCCAGACCACCCGCAAGGTCATCGACATCCTGAGCAATATGGGCAAGAAGGTCGTGGCCATCCGCCACCCCATGCCCTACGGCGACCTGACCAAACAGGCCGTGCAGCGCTTCGCCACCTACGAGGACTTCGACAAGCACGAATGCACCATCGAGGAGCGTGAAGAATACGAACCCATCGTGGACCAGGGCATGGTGGTCTATGCCGGCATCGACTACGAGGCCATCCTGCGCGAGGCCGAAAAGGAAGCCGACGTCATCATCTGGGACGGCGGAAACAACGACACCTCCTTCTACAAGCCCGACGCCTACATCACCATTTTCGACCCGCATCGGGCCGGCCATGAGCTGACCTACTTCCCGGGCGAAACCAACATGCTCATGGCCGACATCGCCGTGATCAACAAGGTGGACACCGCCCTGCCCAACGACGTGGAAACCGTGCGCAACAACATCGCCACCCACAATCCGGGCGCAACCATCATCAAGGCCAACTCGCCGGTTTCCGTGGACGAGGCAACCTCGGTCAGGGGCAAGCGCGTGCTGGTGGTGGAAGACGGCCCCACCCTGACCCACGGGGAAATGAGCTTCGGCGCGGGCGCTGTCGCGGCCGAGAAATATGGCGCGGCCGAAATGGTGGACCCGCGTCCCTATGCCAAGGGTTCCATTGCGGACGTGTACAAGAAGTATCCGCACATGGGTCCGATCCTGCCCGCCATGGGTTACAGCGCGCAGCAGATCAAGGACCTCGAGGCCACCATCGAGGCCACGGACTGCGACCTGGTGCTCTTCGGCACCCCGGCCAAGCTCACCCGCGTGGTGGAAGTGAGCAAGCCCACGGCCCGCGTTTCCTACGGCTACGGCGACGCCAACAGCCCGACCCTGGAAAGCGAACTGCTCCGCCTGCTGGACGAACGCAAGCCCGGCTGGAGATAG